One window from the genome of Rufibacter tibetensis encodes:
- a CDS encoding alkaline phosphatase family protein, whose amino-acid sequence MIYRFLSRLFTFFLICLFGACQSSSPSSRAGSTPLQKPSQTYATQHVILVVIDGVRYSDSWGDSTFSNIPNMARYLAPQGVFNPQFYNQGVTLTNPGHVALTTGYHQKIKNNGDELPRFPSVFHYYRQHTGAPATDAWVVTSKDKLEVLARTYSSDSAAAFAPSVNSGIKGLGTGYRDDTTTIRVAKQVLSRHQPKLMLINLREPDSEAHAGNWNGYLKAIRQSDRLVADLWKWLQKQPQYQNNTTLLITNDHGRHTGKNFESHGDNCEGCRHISLLALGPDLKRGKTVTQPRSQADVAATIAELLGFPIPKRDGEPMTELFQEHVHLGE is encoded by the coding sequence ATGATTTATCGGTTTTTAAGTCGCCTCTTTACTTTTTTTCTTATTTGCCTTTTTGGCGCCTGTCAGTCTTCTTCCCCCTCCAGCAGGGCAGGGTCAACTCCCCTGCAGAAACCCTCTCAAACGTACGCTACCCAGCACGTGATTCTGGTGGTGATTGACGGAGTGCGGTACTCAGACTCTTGGGGGGACTCCACGTTCTCTAATATTCCCAACATGGCCCGTTATTTAGCGCCCCAAGGTGTATTCAATCCGCAGTTTTACAACCAAGGCGTTACCTTGACCAACCCCGGGCATGTGGCGCTCACCACTGGGTATCACCAAAAAATAAAGAACAATGGCGATGAGCTGCCCAGATTTCCGTCTGTCTTTCATTATTACCGCCAGCATACGGGCGCCCCTGCTACGGATGCCTGGGTAGTTACCAGTAAAGACAAACTTGAGGTTCTGGCCCGCACATACAGTTCAGACTCCGCCGCTGCCTTTGCGCCATCGGTCAACAGCGGGATCAAGGGCTTAGGCACTGGCTACCGTGATGACACTACTACCATTAGAGTAGCCAAACAGGTATTAAGCCGGCACCAACCAAAACTGATGCTCATTAACCTGCGCGAACCAGATTCTGAAGCCCATGCCGGTAACTGGAACGGCTACCTCAAAGCCATCAGGCAAAGCGATCGTTTAGTGGCCGATTTGTGGAAATGGCTCCAAAAACAACCGCAGTACCAGAACAACACCACCCTCCTCATCACCAACGACCACGGCCGACATACAGGCAAGAACTTTGAGAGCCACGGCGATAATTGTGAGGGCTGCCGGCACATCAGCCTTTTAGCGCTGGGGCCTGATCTAAAGCGCGGAAAAACAGTTACTCAGCCCCGCTCTCAGGCAGATGTGGCCGCTACCATTGCTGAATTGCTCGGTTTCCCTATTCCAAAGCGAGACGGTGAACCCATGACGGAGCTGTTTCAGGAGCACGTTCACTTAGGAGAATAA
- a CDS encoding phosphatidylglycerophosphatase A family protein yields the protein MIEVHKLISSGLGIGYVGKGGGTVAAIATCLLWYLLQAGGEMSLPAQLICALLLTVVGIWSADQVEPLWGKDDKKVVIDEVAGMCLALVAIPLTLPHVLAGLVLFRFFDILKPLGIRRAEQVRGGWGVMLDDVLAGICANLLLQVIMYFTQF from the coding sequence GTGATAGAAGTACATAAACTCATTTCCTCCGGCCTGGGCATTGGGTACGTAGGCAAAGGAGGCGGAACGGTTGCTGCCATAGCCACCTGCCTTCTTTGGTACCTGCTGCAGGCTGGCGGGGAAATGAGCTTGCCTGCCCAACTTATTTGCGCGCTGCTGTTGACAGTAGTGGGCATTTGGTCGGCAGACCAGGTAGAGCCTTTGTGGGGGAAAGACGACAAAAAGGTAGTTATTGATGAGGTAGCAGGCATGTGCCTTGCTTTGGTGGCGATACCATTGACCCTTCCTCATGTACTAGCTGGCCTGGTGTTGTTCCGTTTTTTTGATATACTCAAACCGCTGGGCATCAGGAGGGCCGAGCAGGTGAGAGGTGGTTGGGGCGTCATGTTAGATGACGTGCTGGCCGGTATTTGCGCCAACCTCCTGCTTCAAGTAATCATGTACTTTACACAATTTTAG
- a CDS encoding CDP-alcohol phosphatidyltransferase family protein produces the protein MEARERIALTTTVKAKAPGEKAWKVFLQQGIYKIVNPFVRLLIKLGFTPNAVTTTGFIMNVGVAVIFVVGGEDENRNDLSYVGWAGFLIMMAGLFDMLDGQVARMGNMGSTFGALFDSVLDRYSELIMFLGICYYLMAHHYFLSSLFAFIAMIGSMMVSYTRARAEGLGVECKGGFFQRPERVVLIALAGMFCGLTASLIGADYKLYIPGIPFHVFETMSVFTIPITVLAIFTNVTAITRLMQARHAIEAKERSQALKP, from the coding sequence ATGGAAGCAAGAGAAAGAATTGCCCTGACCACTACCGTGAAAGCGAAAGCTCCCGGCGAGAAGGCCTGGAAAGTTTTCCTGCAGCAGGGTATCTACAAGATCGTGAACCCGTTTGTGCGGCTGTTGATCAAACTGGGCTTTACGCCCAATGCGGTCACCACCACCGGGTTTATCATGAACGTAGGCGTAGCCGTCATCTTTGTGGTAGGGGGCGAAGACGAGAACCGAAACGATCTGTCTTACGTGGGCTGGGCCGGATTCCTGATCATGATGGCTGGTCTGTTTGACATGCTGGATGGGCAGGTGGCCCGCATGGGCAACATGGGATCTACCTTCGGAGCTCTGTTTGACTCAGTGCTGGACCGGTACAGTGAGCTGATCATGTTTCTGGGCATCTGCTACTACCTCATGGCCCACCATTACTTTCTGAGCTCGTTGTTTGCGTTCATTGCCATGATCGGTTCCATGATGGTGAGTTACACCCGCGCCCGCGCGGAAGGACTGGGGGTAGAATGCAAGGGGGGGTTCTTCCAGCGGCCCGAACGTGTGGTACTGATTGCTTTGGCCGGAATGTTCTGTGGCCTTACCGCCTCTTTGATTGGGGCCGATTACAAACTCTACATTCCCGGCATTCCGTTCCACGTGTTTGAGACCATGTCTGTCTTCACCATTCCCATTACCGTGTTGGCTATTTTTACCAACGTGACGGCCATTACCCGCCTGATGCAAGCCAGGCATGCCATAGAAGCCAAAGAAAGAAGTCAGGCTTTGAAGCCGTAA
- a CDS encoding GtrA family protein, with the protein MLTFLKAQTASVGATVVDFVVTVLAVEFFGLWYVMANLIGTVSGGITHFALGRTWVFHSENPNVKAQAIRYFLIWNGSLVLNAVGIFLITHYSGISYIISKVITSIVVGIGYNYVMQKSFVFK; encoded by the coding sequence ATGCTCACTTTTCTAAAGGCACAAACGGCCTCTGTGGGCGCCACAGTAGTTGATTTCGTGGTCACCGTATTGGCCGTGGAGTTCTTCGGGTTATGGTATGTGATGGCAAACCTGATTGGAACTGTCTCAGGGGGCATTACCCATTTTGCGTTGGGTAGAACCTGGGTTTTCCATTCAGAGAACCCTAATGTAAAAGCACAAGCCATCCGCTACTTCCTCATCTGGAACGGAAGCCTGGTGTTGAATGCGGTAGGTATCTTCCTGATTACCCATTACAGTGGTATCAGCTATATCATCTCAAAAGTGATCACGTCTATTGTAGTGGGCATTGGCTACAATTACGTCATGCAGAAGAGCTTTGTGTTTAAATAA